The Apium graveolens cultivar Ventura chromosome 6, ASM990537v1, whole genome shotgun sequence genome contains a region encoding:
- the LOC141665071 gene encoding uncharacterized protein LOC141665071, with product MLAEWNRAREIDSTSNGRQQHVVRTWCKPPAQWVKINVDAACIQNADQVGAGCVARDERENFLRGRCNVVQGRFQPREAEAMGLKEALTWIKNWRTRKCIFECDAKLLVEAVNGSGGRLIFMQLSTIILIS from the coding sequence ATGCTTGCTGAATGGAACCGAGCTCGGGAGATAGATAGTACAAGTAATGGACGACAACAACATGTGGTTCGAACATGGTGCAAACCACCTGCTCAATGGGTAAAGATAAATGTTGATGCTGCTTGTATACAGAATGCAGACCAGGTGGGGGCGGGTTGTGTTGCTCGGGATGAGAGGGAAAACTTTCTGCGTGGTAGATGTAATGTGGTACAGGGACGGTTCCAACCACGGGAGGCGGAGGCTATGGGACTTAAAGAAGCTTTAACCTGGATAAAGAACTGGAGGACCAGGAAGTGTATTTTTGAATGTGATGCTAAGCTTCTGGTAGAGGCGGTTAATGGAAGTGGGGGGAGACTTATTTTCATGCAATTGTCGACGATTATACTGATATCCTAA
- the LOC141667870 gene encoding uncharacterized protein LOC141667870 gives MAHDTVAQHVPLNPCCQLLQKKELKLSQKLANSEEGRDFLKKAIAILEDKITKIEAENRNFSEELKQEQKRAEDKGDEKIDDQASRVMLENEISALRSEISYLKDRCSSGSEDEGEKVVILQARVSEGKREINHLKGHLEKERTRAENERKVIELQLKEATDALKTAKEEMARAEKLQADNEREMKTNESTIRVPLENEISSPKSQIKVLNQQALSGSQDVNMEVLLLQESICKQKPEIRQSKELLQKEKDRADSEKKKAGEEIIGLKMKEH, from the exons ATGGCGCACGACACTGTTGCGCAACACGTACCTCTCAATCCCTGCTGTCAACTG TTGCAAAAGAAAGAATTGAAGTTGTCGCAGAAGCTTGCGAATTCCGAAGAGGGTCGGGATTTTTTAAAGAAGGCGATCGCGATTCTTGAGGACAAGATTACGAAGATTGAAGCTGAGAATAGGAATTTTAGTGAAG AATTGAAGCAAGAGCAAAAGCGAGCAGAAGATAAGGGAGATGAGAAAATTGATGATCAAGCTAGCCGTGTTATGTTGGAGAATGAGATATCTGCCTTGAGGTCTGAGATATCTTATTTGAAGGATAGGTGTAGTTCAGGTTCTGAAGATGAGGGGGAGAAAGTTGTAATTCTTCAGGCACGTGTCTCCGAAGGGAAAAGGGAAATCAATCATCTTAAAGGACATCTTGAGAAGGAGCGAACAAGAGCTGAGAACGAGAGAAAAGTGATTGAGCTGCAACTGAAGGAAGCTACTGACGCGCTGAAAACAGCCAAGGAAGAAATGGCTAGGGCCGAGAAACTGCAAGCAGACAATGAAAGAGAGATGAAAACCAATGAATCTACTATTCGAGTTCCTttggaaaatgagatttcttcACCAAAGTCTCAAATAAAAGTGTTGAACCAACAGGCTTTGTCCGGATCTCAAGATGTGAACATGGAAGTACTTCTTCTTCAAGAAAGTATCTGTAAGCAGAAACCAGAAATACGTCAGTCGAAAGAGCTTCTTCAAAAAGAAAAAGATCGAGCAGATTCTGAGAAGAAGAAAGCTGGTGAGGAAATAATCGGGCTGAAAATGAAAGAGCACTGA